A region of Longimicrobiales bacterium DNA encodes the following proteins:
- a CDS encoding glycosyltransferase family 2 protein — protein sequence MSSTDLFVSVVAPLHNDADIIASYVDDTIRMLADNYENYELVLVDDGSRDDTVERATDLLQRHSCVRLIRLSRRFGQEIAISAGLDSVIGDFVVVMLPDSDPPDQIPLMIERSRQGAGIVFGIRRTRAGEPMWLRAGASLFYTVCNRWLDLNLPRNSTHFRVLSRQALNAVIRTQDRTRYLRTLSAFVGYGNQGFEYDPVQRRTPPRTKNLVESVDLAISIVVSNSTRPLRLITWLALLISAFHLLYMFYIVGIYLFKPGFAEGWVTLSMQSAVAFFFLFLTLTFVSEYLGRLLGEVKVGPLYYVLEERNSSILIADEQRRNVVVHSVERTTS from the coding sequence ATGTCGAGCACTGACCTCTTCGTTTCGGTGGTGGCACCGCTGCACAACGATGCCGACATCATCGCCAGCTATGTCGATGACACCATACGCATGCTGGCCGATAACTATGAAAACTACGAGCTCGTGCTGGTCGACGATGGCTCACGCGATGACACCGTGGAGCGCGCGACAGATCTGCTGCAGCGCCATTCCTGTGTGCGCCTGATCCGACTGTCCCGCCGCTTCGGTCAGGAAATCGCCATTTCCGCCGGACTGGATTCCGTGATCGGCGATTTCGTCGTGGTGATGCTGCCGGACAGCGACCCACCGGACCAGATACCGCTGATGATCGAGCGCTCGCGTCAGGGTGCGGGCATTGTCTTCGGCATCCGTCGCACACGGGCAGGCGAGCCGATGTGGCTGCGCGCCGGTGCTTCCCTTTTCTACACGGTTTGCAACCGCTGGCTCGATCTCAACCTGCCGCGCAACTCCACACACTTTCGCGTGCTCAGCCGGCAGGCACTGAATGCCGTGATCCGTACGCAGGACCGAACCCGTTACCTGCGAACGCTCAGCGCGTTCGTCGGCTACGGCAACCAGGGCTTCGAGTATGATCCGGTGCAGCGTCGCACGCCGCCCCGGACCAAGAACCTGGTGGAATCAGTTGACCTCGCCATCAGTATTGTCGTATCCAACTCCACACGGCCGCTGCGGCTGATCACATGGCTGGCCCTGCTCATAAGTGCCTTCCACCTGCTCTACATGTTCTACATCGTGGGGATCTACCTGTTCAAGCCCGGCTTCGCCGAAGGATGGGTCACGCTGTCCATGCAATCCGCGGTAGCATTCTTCTTTCTGTTCCTTACGCTCACGTTCGTCAGCGAGTACCTGGGCCGCCTGCTCGGTGAAGTAAAGGTGGGGCCGCTCTACTATGTGCTCGAGGAGCGCAACAGCTCGATCCTCATTGCCGACGAGCAGCGCCGCAATGTGGTCGTCCATTCGGTGGAACGCACGACATCATGA
- a CDS encoding FAD-dependent oxidoreductase, which translates to MTSTDYDTIIVGGGFYGCSLATHLARAHRERVLVLEAGAEILQRASYVNQARVHHGYHYPRSLLTGLRSSLNFPRFISDFADCVTDGFDKYYAIARSGSHVTAEQFTRFCERISAPLEPAAPEVADLFDRRHIERVFRVREYAFDARRLRLRMLEEMHAAEVELRVERPVRRMQPISGGIRVEHGVGERDTVTAARVFTCVYSRTNRVLADSGIAALPLKHELTEVALAELPEPLAALGVTVMCGPFFSFMPFPSLGVHSFTHVRYTPHAEWHDSPAVEPPDPYAVLERVEKRSRFLHMVRDAQRYIPALGEARHVGSLWEIKTVLPRSEMDDSRPILFRRDVGMPDLSCIIGSKIDCIYDVMDEIRALTIRQPD; encoded by the coding sequence GTGACCTCAACAGACTACGACACGATCATCGTCGGCGGTGGATTCTACGGGTGCAGCCTGGCCACACACCTGGCGAGAGCACACCGTGAACGCGTTCTCGTGCTGGAGGCCGGCGCCGAGATCCTTCAGCGCGCATCCTACGTGAATCAGGCGCGTGTCCACCATGGCTACCACTATCCGCGCAGTCTCCTCACAGGTCTGCGCTCCAGCCTGAACTTCCCGCGTTTCATAAGCGACTTTGCCGATTGCGTGACCGATGGCTTCGACAAGTATTACGCCATCGCGCGCAGCGGGTCGCACGTGACGGCGGAGCAATTCACACGGTTCTGCGAACGGATTTCAGCACCCCTGGAACCGGCGGCGCCCGAGGTGGCTGACCTGTTCGATCGCAGACATATCGAGCGCGTCTTCCGCGTGCGCGAATATGCCTTCGACGCACGGCGCCTGCGTCTGCGAATGCTGGAGGAAATGCACGCCGCAGAGGTGGAATTGCGAGTCGAGCGGCCCGTCCGGAGGATGCAGCCCATCAGCGGAGGGATCCGCGTCGAGCATGGTGTGGGGGAACGCGACACGGTAACGGCGGCACGGGTGTTCACTTGCGTGTACTCGCGGACGAACCGTGTTCTGGCCGACTCGGGTATCGCTGCCCTCCCGCTCAAGCATGAGCTCACGGAGGTCGCCCTGGCAGAGTTGCCGGAGCCGCTGGCCGCACTCGGCGTGACGGTGATGTGCGGGCCTTTCTTTTCGTTCATGCCGTTTCCATCTCTGGGTGTGCATTCATTTACACACGTCCGCTACACCCCCCACGCGGAGTGGCATGACAGCCCGGCCGTGGAGCCTCCCGACCCGTATGCCGTACTGGAGCGTGTGGAGAAGCGCAGCAGGTTTCTGCACATGGTGCGCGATGCACAGAGATACATTCCGGCGCTGGGGGAAGCGCGTCACGTGGGATCGTTATGGGAGATCAAGACCGTGCTGCCGCGCAGTGAGATGGACGACAGCCGTCCGATCCTGTTCCGGCGGGACGTCGGCATGCCGGATCTTTCGTGCATAATCGGATCGAAGATCGACTGCATCTATGATGTCATGGACGAGATCCGTGCGTTAACCATACGGCAGCCGGACTGA